One stretch of Microcebus murinus isolate Inina chromosome 12, M.murinus_Inina_mat1.0, whole genome shotgun sequence DNA includes these proteins:
- the NSMF gene encoding NMDA receptor synaptonuclear signaling and neuronal migration factor translates to MGAAASRRRALRSEAMSSVAAKVRAARAFGEYLSQSHPENRNGADHLLADAYSGHDGSPEMQPAPQNKRRLSVISNGRYEGSLSEEAIGGEPVGEGPQPRVYTISGEPALLPSPKAEAIELAVVKGRGPRERHPHHHSQPLRASPGSSHEDVSRPCQSWAGSRQGSKECPGCAQLPPGPSPRAFGLDQPPLPDAPGRRKKLERMYSVDRVSDDVPIRTWFPKENLFSFQTATTTMQAVFRGYAERKRRKRENDSASVIQRNFRKHLRMVGSRRVKAQTFAERRERSFSRSWSDPTPMKADTSHDSRDSSDLQSSHCTLDEAFEDLDWDTEKGLEAVACSTEGFVPPKVMLISSKVPRAEYIPNIIRRDDPSIIPILYDHEHATFEDILEEIEKKLNIYHKGARIWKMLIFCQGGPGHLYLLKNKVATFAKVEKEEDMIHFWKRLSRLMSKVNPEPNVIHIMGCYILGNPNGEKLFRNLRTLMTPYRVTFESPLELSAQGKQMIETYFDFRLYRLWKSRQHSKLLDFDDVL, encoded by the exons ATGGGCGCCGCCGCCTCCAGGAGGAGGGCGCTGAGGAGCGAGGCCATGTCCTCGGTGGCGGCCAAAGTGCG AGCAGCCCGAGCGTTTGGAGAGTACCTGTCCCAGAGTCACCCTGAGAACCGCAACGGTGCAG ACCACCTGCTAGCTGACGCCTACTCTGGCCACGACGGGTCCCCCGAGATGCAGCCAGCCCCCCAGAACAAGCGCCGCCTCTCTGTCATCTCCAACGGCCGCTACGAAGGCAGCCTCTCAGAGGAAGCCATCGGTGGGGAGCCTGTTGGTGAGGGCCCCCAGCCCCGTGTGTACACCATCTCTGGGGAAccagccctgctccccagccccaagGCCGAGGCCATTGAGCTGGCTGTGGTGAAGGGGCGGGGCCCGCGGGAGCGGCACCCTCACCACCACAGCCAGCCCCTGCGTGCCAGCCCGGGCAGCAGCCACGAGGATGTCAGCAGGCCCTGCCAGAGCTGGGCAGGCAGCCGCCAGGGTTCCAAGGAGTGTCCCGGATGTGCCCAGCTGCCCCCTGGCCCTTCCCCTCGGGCCTTTGGGCTGGACCAGCCACCTCTGCCCGATGCCCCTGGCCGCCGCAAGAAGCTGGAAAGGATGTACAGTGTTGACCGCGTGTCAG ATGATGTCCCCATCCGTACCTGGTTCCCCAAGGAAAACCTTTTCAGCTTCCAGACAGCAACCACAACTATGCAAGC GGTATTCAGGGGCTACGCAGAGAGGAAGCGCCGGAAACGGGAGAATGATTCCGCGTCTGTAATCCAGAG GAACTTCCGCAAGCACCTGCGCATGGTCGGCAGCCGGAGGGTGAAGGCCCAGA CGTTCGCTGAGCGGCGCGAGCGGAGCTTCAGCCGGTCCTGGAGCGACCCCACCCCCATGAAAGCCGACACTTCCCACGACTCCCGAGACA GCAGCGACCTACAGAGCTCCCACTGTACGCTGGATGAGGCCTTTGAGGACCTGGATTGGGACACCGAGAAAGGCCTGGAGGCCGTGGCCTGTAGCACCGAGGGCTTTGTGCCACCCAAGGTCATG CTCATCTCCTCCAAGGTGCCCAGAGCCGAGTACATCCCCAACATCATCCGCAGGGACGACCCGTCCATCATCCCCATCCTCTAC GACCACGAGCATGCCACCTTTGAGGACATCCTGG AGGAGATAGAGAAGAAGCTGAACATCTACCACAAGGGGGCCAGGATCTGGAAGATGCTGATCTTCTGCCAG GGAGGCCCCGGACACCTGTATTTGCTCAAGAACAAGGTGGCCACCTTTGCCaaagtggagaaggaagaggacatGATCCA cttCTGGAAGCGGTTGAGCCGCTTGATGAGCAAAGTGAACCCGGAGCCAAACGTCATCCACATCATGGGCTGCTACATTCTGGGGAACCCCAATGGGGAGAAG CTGTTCCGGAACCTCAGGACCCTCATGACTCCTTACAGGGTCACCTTCGAGTCCCCCCTGGAGCTGTCAGCCCAAG GGAAGCAGATGATCGAGACCTACTTTGACTTCCGGCTGTACCGCCTGTGGAAGAGCCGCCAGCACTCGAAACTGCTGGACTTTGACGACGTTCTGTGA
- the ENTPD8 gene encoding ectonucleoside triphosphate diphosphohydrolase 8: protein MGLSWKEKVFLALLGSAVALGLTALVLVLVEAVNVLLPPDTKFGIVFDAGSSHTSLFVYRWPVDKENGTGVVSQALACQVEGPGISSYASNPAQAGESLRGCLEEALALIPEAQHRGTPMFLGATAGMRLLSQKNSSQAGDIFAAVTRVLGGSPVDFQGAKLLDGQDEGAFGWITINYVLGLLIKYSFSGKWTRPPEGTLVGALDLGGASTQIAFVPRGPVLDTSTQATFHLYGSSYSVYTRSYLCYGRDQMLSRLLAGLVQRQNHSAGPVGHPCYHSGYRTTLPLASLYESPCVHTAAPQNLTQNLTVEGTGNPGACVVAIRELFNCSSHQGLGDCAFDRVHQPPLWGQFYAFSNFYYTFHFLNLTSQQSLGAANDTVWEFCQESWEQVEASYPGQDRWLRDYCACGLYILTLLTEGYGFSEETWPSIQFRKQAGGMDIGWTLGYMLNLTGMIPAEAPAQWRAESYGIWAAGVAFVVLTLLAVLGAAAVQFIWPRD from the exons ATGGGGCTGTCCTGGAAGGAGAAGGTCTTCCTGGCCCTGCTGGGGTCTGCGGTGGCCTTGGGGCTCACCGCGCTTGTTCTCGTCCTGGTGGAGGCTGTCAACGTCCTCCTGCCCCCAGACACCAAG TTCGGGATCGTGTTCGACGCTGGCTCCTCCCATACGTCCCTCTTCGTGTATCGGTGGCCGGTGGACAAGGAGAACGGCACGGGCGTGGTCAGCCAGGCCCTGGCCTGCCAGGTGGAAG GGCCTGGAATCTCCTCCTACGCCTCCAACCCTGCACAGGCCGGCGAGAGCCTTcggggctgcctggaggaggcgcTGGCGCTGATCCCAGAGGCCCAGCATCGGGGGACGCCCATGTTCTTGGGGGCCACGGCCGGCATGAGGCTGCTCAG ccagAAGAACAGCTCCCAGGCAGGGGACATCTTTGCAGCAGTCACCCGGGTCCTGGGCGGGTCTCCTGTGGATTTTCAGGGTGCCAAGCTCCTGGACGGGCAGGACGAAGGCGCCTTTGGCTGGATCACCATCAACTACGTCCTGGGGCTGCTCATCAAG TACTCCTTCTCTGGAAAATGGACCCGGCCTCCGGAGGGGACACTGGTGGGCGCCCTGGACCTGGGAGGGGCCTCCACCCAGATCGCCTTTGTACCCCGGGGCCCCGTCTTGGACACGAGCACCCAGGCCACCTTCCACCTCTACGGCTCCAGCTACAGCGTCTACACTCGCAGCTACCTCTGCTATGGGCGGGACCAGATGCTGAGCCGCCTCCTGGCCGGGCTGGTGCAG AGGCAGAACCACTCAGCCGGCCCGGTGGGACACCCCTGCTACCACAGCGGCTACCGCACCACACTGCCCCTGGCCTCCCTGTACGAGTCGCCCTGTGTCCACACTGCAGCCCCCCAGAACCTCACCCAGAACCTCACAGTGGAAGGGACGGGCAACCCTGGGGCCTGCGTCGTGGCCATCCGCGAACTCTTCAACTGCTCCAGCCACCAGGGCCTAGGGGACTGTGCCTTTGACAGGGTCCACCAGCCCCCGCTGTGGGGCCAGTTCTAC GCCTTCTCCAACTTCTACTACACCTTCCACTTCCTGAACCTCACGTCCCAGCAGTCACTGGGCGCTGCCAACGACACTGTCTGGGAGTTCTGCCAGGAGTCCTGGGAGCAG GTGGAGGCCAGCTATCCCGGGCAGGACCGCTGGCTGCGGGACTACTGTGCCTGCGGCCTGTACATCCTCACGCTCCTGACAGAGGGCTACGGGTTCAGCGAGGAGACCTGGCCCAGCATCCAGTTCCGCAAGCAG GCTGGCGGCATGGACATCGGCTGGACGCTGGGCTATATGCTGAACCTGACCGGCATGATCCCGGCCGAGGCGCCGGCCCAGTGGCGCGCAGAGAGCTACGGCATCTGGGCAGCTGGAGTGGCGTTCGTGGTGCTGACCCTGCTGGCTGTTCTTGGAGCTGCCGCGGTCCAGTTCATCTGGCCCCGGGACTAG